A region of the Thermoplasmata archaeon genome:
TTTCTCCCCCAGATACTTCGTGAGGATGTCCCTGACCACGGCATCGCTCGTGGCGCCCTCAGTTACTCGGGCGATGAAGTAAGCTATGGCGCTGCTCTCGTTCTGGGAGGTTATGATGTTCCCGGATATCTCGACACCCTGCTGGAAGTTGTCCGCAATCGAGGGGTGCTCGCCCATGTGCATGCACCAGTGGCCGTAGTCCCACCAGGCGACGAAGGCGGGGCGATCCTCGGGAGAGAGCTCTCGGTCCTGCTCCCTGAACCAGAACATTGCGTCTATCCAGGAGTCGCTGGGGAAGGCAGTTCCGAAGGAGCCGAACCACCAAGTCCCCCCCTGGTTAGGGTCGAAGCCCGGGGGATGCAGGAAGGAGGGCAAGAAGTCGTATATCTTTCGGTCGAAGTTGCGCTTTGTCTCGTAGGGGATGCCTGCGTCCACACCGTACCAGGTGGCGGAGCCAATCACCATTACACCAACGAAGATTACGCCGACGACGTGCCTGAGCTTTACAGAGGATTTCAGGGCGTGCCACCTACCCCCCCCGCTCAGGCCCTTATAGGTCTTAACGACCTTTTTGAAGTCGAGGAGGTGAATGAGGGTCCAAGTAACCCAGCCCCCAAGGATGGCGAAGACCGGTGTTGCGTTGTACATGAAACGTACGGCGCTCATCGCCATGAAAATCGCCATGAAGCACCACATCAAGGTGAAAATGTAGTCGTTCCTCCACCTCTCCTTCGGCAGCCGCCAGGTTAGATAAATAATTGCTACTAGTGCAAAATAGAATATCCATTCGCCGTACGAATAGACCATCCGGCTGAAGTCGGGGGGCTGGGCCTCGGCGATGGTTTCGTAAAGTTTTGTCCTGATAAAGTAGCCCTGGAAGCCAAGCACTACATTCCAGACGCTGGGAAAGAGCGACAGGACATACAGCACTCCACCAACTAGGCCCGCCAGGCCGGGGGCGACGAGAATGTAAGGCTGATCCCTCGTGACAACGATGATTCCCGCGTACAGCGCCGTGGCTCCGAAGACAAAAAACGGTGTCTCGTACCAATGGATAAAGTACATTGTGTAATAATAAGGAAGAGAGACTAAAAGCGGAATGAACATCGCCGTCAGGATGAGGATGGCAATCCCGAACGTGTCCTCCCGCCTGACCCTTTTTATCCACGAATGAATAAATAGGTACATGAACAGAATTGCAAATATATATGTGCCTCCTTTCCAGCCGAGCATGACCGCGGCGATTGAGAAGCCCGCGAGGACGGAGTAGCAGACTGCGACCCTGTTGTTCTCAAAGAACGTAACAAGGCCCCGGGATATCTCCGCCGGTTTCCTCCAGCTCTTCACCCAGTACTTGTCCTCCAGATTCTTCATTGCCCGCATCAAGAAAAAGAACGCCAAGACCACGAAGAAGACCACGTATGAGTCGTGGTCCGAGAATCCCAATGGGGTTCTCTCGACATTCCCGGCCATCACAGCGATGAAGAATGCGGCGAAATAGGCAGGCTTCCTGCCGAACATATCTCTTGTGAAGTAGTAGATGGGAAATATGCTCATGGCTGCCCAGAACGCCGGCAGAATCTCGAAGAACATCCATACGGCCTTGGTCACGTCGAAAGAATAGAATGGTGTGAGGAGGTAGCCGAGAAGAACTGCTGTCCACGCGAAGGCCGGTGGGTTGGGGTTTGGGCCTCCTGTGGGGTAGTTCATCAGGGGGTCCCAGGTGAGCTGGTGGCCCGTCTCGACGATGTAGTCAATGCTCCTCTTATGGTAGTCGGGGTCGTTTCCGGAAACCACGTAGCTGTACTCCCCGTAGGTGGCAGTGGGCGACACCGCCGGTTCATAGTACCAAACGCACCGAATCACCATCGCAAGCACGAAGCAACCGAGCAGGACGAGAGCGGTGAGGAGCTTTCCCTTCAGGTCTCTGCCCTCGCCCTCTCTTCCCCTCTTCTCATTCGTCTCCATCGCCATCGTCCTTGCCCCTCGGCCGGCAGAACCGGCTTCGTAATGCTCTGCGAAAACAATGATAACCTACTTATAGATTATGATAACTAAAATAAAATTTATTATTCCGATGGACTCACTGGTAGTCTAATTAGTTCGGCTGAGTGGCCGGGAGTACTGTTGTTGGGCGGCTTGCGAGAGGCCCGGCCGTCGTGGTGTGGAAATCTTGGCGGGTCGGCAGGTGGGGGCACCGTCTAGATCATCTTAACTATTTTATACTGGTTGCTTGATTGAGGGTGCCTGTAAAGCGAGGGGAAATCTTGGGCGAGAAGGAAACACCGCCGCCAGAGGGACGGGCTAAGGCCAAGGCGGAGGAAGCGCGGGAGGAGAAAGCGGAGAGGCATCCTTCTGCAAAGAAGGGCAAGGAGAAGTGGCGGGCAAAAGAGTGGTACAGGGTTTTTGCCCCTGACATGTTCGGTGGCCAGCAGGTCGCCGAGACCCTCGCCGCAGACCCCAACAGCCTTCCCGGCCGCGTCGTCTCGGTCTCCCTCCAAGAGGTGACGGGGGACTTTTCAAAGATGCATATAAAATTGAAGCTCCGCATTAATAAAGTCTCAGGTTTCGACGCCCACACCATTTTCATAGGCCACGACCTGACCAGCGACTACATAAGGAGGCTGACGAGGCGGAAGCACTCAAAGATGGACGGAGTTTTTACCGTCCGGACCAAGGACGGCTTCACGGTTAAGGTGAAGCCGATGGCGATAACAGAGAAGAGGATACAGACGAGCCAGCAGTCCGCAATACGAAATCTGATGAGCAAGGTTATAACAAGTACTTCTGAGAAGCAAACGCTCGGAGAGCTCATAAGGGATATATTACAAGGCGAAATGGCCAAGCTGATATTCAAGGAGTGCAAACCGATTTACCCCATAAGAAAAATCGAAATACGGCGCACGGAAGTCATCGGCTTCCCAGAGCCGGACTCCGCATTGCCCTCCGCAATAGCGCCCGAGGCCCCTCCCACCGGAGCGCCATCGCCCCCCGGTGGCGAGGGCGCCGGCGAGGCCCCTGCGGGCGAGGGAATTCCTGAGCAGACGCCGAACCCTCCCGCACCACCCGCCTCCGCCCCGGATAGGGAGAAGGGAGGCTCGGCGGGTGGCACGGAAGAAGAGGAGGGACATGTTTGAGTTCCCTTCTGAAATTGTGACCATCCCCACCCTCCCTGCGCTGGGCTTGATTCTCGTCGGGCTAGTTGTGGCCTTCCTGGGGCGGGCCCTATGGAAACTCACGACTTTTCTCATCGGCGCGGTGGTCGGTGCCACCGTCGGTTCCGTGGTGACCTCCCTAGTCGCTCCCGGAAGCAGCGTGTGCCTGCTCGCTGCGGTCGTCATCGGGGGCATAGTGGGGGGCGCGCTGGCCCTGGTACTTGTCAAGGCAGTCTTGGCGGTGTGTCTCGGCGTAGTTCTGGCCGGCCTCGTCGCCACGATCACGACAAGCCAGCTCGCCGCACTCGCGGCCTTCCTCATCGGTTTCGTAGTCGCTTGGATATTCATGGACAGCATTATGGGAGGACTCACAGCCGTTGCCGGAGGCTCGCTCACCGGCATCGGTGCGGGAGCGATTGTTTCGGGAACAGCCGGCGAGCTCGCCGGAGCTGTGGCGACGGCTTTGGTTGCGCTCACGGTCTCTCTCGCAGGAATAGGC
Encoded here:
- a CDS encoding 30S ribosomal protein S3ae, whose product is MGEKETPPPEGRAKAKAEEAREEKAERHPSAKKGKEKWRAKEWYRVFAPDMFGGQQVAETLAADPNSLPGRVVSVSLQEVTGDFSKMHIKLKLRINKVSGFDAHTIFIGHDLTSDYIRRLTRRKHSKMDGVFTVRTKDGFTVKVKPMAITEKRIQTSQQSAIRNLMSKVITSTSEKQTLGELIRDILQGEMAKLIFKECKPIYPIRKIEIRRTEVIGFPEPDSALPSAIAPEAPPTGAPSPPGGEGAGEAPAGEGIPEQTPNPPAPPASAPDREKGGSAGGTEEEEGHV